The genomic interval TTTATTGGCTCCTTACCAAATAACCAGAATTAATTAGAGTTCATGAAAACGATATGCACTTGATTTCACGCGCAACACTGATTCATCATTTGCGTTCAAAGTTTCCACGTCATACGAAAGTTTTATGAAAGTTTTATGAAAAAatctgcgtttttttttttttttacacaagttGATTGAATAAGGGCCATTGTGGACATTTCTGTCCTGCCCTGGAATTATCACTGCCGTCTTAATTATTTTTGCTAAAACATTTCTATCAACATGCAGATTAAGGTAATGTAATTGCTGCAAAACTGAACCTCTGTACTGAATATGCGTGAGATTATTTTTCCTGTTATTGAtatgatttgtttttctttttaacttatAATGCATGAGATCAATAAGGTATCAATATGATACACTTTGTTTACTCAGCATTAGGTttagcccccccccctccccccaccttGTCAGAGCACCAGCTCCTGTGTACAGTTATAGCATTTCTCACAAGTGCTGCCCAATTATGTacaattatgactgtttttggtttaTAAGGCCAGAAAAAAGATAGAAATTGAAAATTGGGGCCCTTTATTGTGTAATTAAGCTGTTATAAACCTTGTTGTTGAACAAGTTCCAAAATCAGATAGCACCAGAGAATCCTTCTCTTTGCCTCTCTGACCATATCGCCATGGCATCTGCGTGGTTGCCGTGGCGATGGATGCGGTTGCCGGGATTCACTGTGTGTCCTCACTCCCTGCAGGCGGAGACGGCAGCCAATCGGATCTGCAAGGTGCTGGCCGTCAATCAGGAGAACGAGCAGTTGATGGAGGACTATGAAAAACTGGCCAGTGATGTGAGCATTcgtcctctcctctcctctcatcccCCCATCCCTCTGTTTCATCCCTCACTTtgcccccctcctccccccctTCCTTGTGCTCACAACACCTCCGatatcaaatattaaaatgtgttaataCAGAGATTAGAACCCCAGCGAGAGCAGAGTGGATAGGAAGGACAGAACACTTTAAAATCActaactttgtttttctttcattctctctcttcctctgtcatcaatccatccatctgtccatctttctccatccgtccatccgtcTGTGCTCACAACTGGGCTCCCATCAATTCATGCAATTATCATTACCCATCTGTCTGTTCCCTTTAttcatccgtccatccatccactcatccatccgtttatccatccattcatctgtttatccatccatccatttatccatccattcgtttatccatccatccatttattcatccatccatacattcgttcatctgttcatccatccatttatctgCTTATCCATTtatccctccctccatccattcatccaatCAATCTATCAACTGTGTATCCACTCATTATTCCATcaatttatccatccatccatgcaacTGTGCATCCATCAATTGatttattcatccatccatccatccatccatcctttctTTCATCTATCCATCCTGAATTCCATTTCTCCTTCCATTTCTCCCTCAATGTGGGGTCCTATActgtcctgctctctctctctctctctctctccctctctctctctccgtagcTGTTGGAGTGGATCAGAAGAACCATCCCTTGGTTGGAGAACCGTGTTCCTGAGAGCACCATGCAGGCTATGCAGCAGAAGCTGGAGGACTTCCGCGATTACCGCCGTCAGCACAAACCTCCCAAAGTCCAGGAGAAATGCCAACTGGAGATCAACTTCAACACCCTGCAGACCAAACTGCGCCTCAGCAACCGGCCGGCCTTCATGCCTTCAGAGGGGAAGATGGTGTCGGTGAGAGCACTCTCAGTACACGGAACCCTAAAGTTCCGAAAGCGGTGCAGAAGAACCTTCAGATCACATTAAGAGAACAATTATAACAATATTTAATATgggtaaaatgtatttatgtatttcttgGTCTGTTTTTGAAAACATAGTGTATTTCTTGTATATATTCTGAATAAAATTAAGCAAAATAAATCGAATTATAGTGAAATTTGCAATTTCATGATTCACTGAGTCATTTCGTAAAGAATTGGAATTGAATAGAGGTGAAAATTGTGATTATGATTCATTAAATAGTTTACTAAAGAATTGGTGTCGACTCATGAGAGAGATAATAAAGACTCAGAATCCACTCATGATGAACGTTGGTATTTCCTGAGCCACTGAGTCAAATCAGGAATACAATCATGGGTTTATTTGTTATGTCATGACTCCATGaataatttcctaaagaatcaaaaTTGAGTCATGCTGAAATTTGTGACCTCCTGATTCACTGAATCTTTGttagcaggatttctcagttagcgGGATCGTTATCCGTAGAGCTGTGGAGCACTTTGAACATGAAGTGTGCTGTATAAATGAACTGGTCATGCTGTGGAGGCCACTGCTAACAGTATCTATGTTTGTGTGTTGCTCAGGACATCTCTAACGCGTGGGGGGCGCTAGAGGGAGCAGAGAAAGGCTACGAGGAATGGCTGCTGAACGAAATCCGCAGACTAGAGAGACTGGATCACCTGGCCGAGAAATTCCGTCAGAAAGCAGCGATTCATGAGGCCTGGACTGAGGGTACGGCTTCAGACTCGGGTCAGAGCTGGACCGTTGTCGGTCTGTGGCTGATGTGGTGTTTTTGTCGCCCCCTGCAGGTAAGGAGGCGATGCTGACGCAGAAGGATTATGAGACGGCGTCTCTGTCGGAGATTAAAGCCCTGCTGAAGAAACACGAGGCCTTCGAGAGTGACCTTGCCGCCCACCAGGACCGTGTGGAGCAGATCGCAGCCATCGCCCAGGAGCTCAAGTGTGTTTACATACCAGAACGTCACACCAGCTTTAATTAAACACTCAAAACTCGGCATAAATAATCTCAAACTTTCACAGTTTAAATACTTTCAATCTGTACAGTCTAAATAACCCTCATGTGTTTACAGACGGTACGTTACACTCCTCATGTTCAGGACTATCACATTGTGTTTCTGCTCTCCAGCTTATTTACCTTTAAATTTATGGCGcctggcagacgctcttatccggagtgacttacagtttgattaaCTTTGTATCTTCTCAAACGTCACATGCTGAATTCTTTCAGAGTGAATAGATAAAGTGAGCAGGTCTTTCATGTGTTAAAAAGAGTATTGACCTCCTCCACCTGCCTGTAGTGAGCTGGAATATTACGACTCTCCGAGCGTGAACGCGCGCTGCCAGAAGATCTGTGATCAGTGGGACGCTCTCGGAGCTCTGACTCAGAAACGCAGTGAGGCCTTGCAGGTAGTACACACACCTGAACGACACACACATGATTAGCAGTGCACACCTCACACCACACCTGTGTCTCTTTAAAAAGCCAAACAGCGAAGTTACAGACAATAAAACTCTCAgacaacagtgtgtgtgtgtgattagtgtGTATTGACTGtgtgattagtgtgtgttgtgtgtgattaGTGTGTATTGACtgtgattagtgtgtgttgtgtgtgattaGTGTGTATTGACtgtgattagtgtgtgtgtgtgtgtgattagtgtgtgttgtgtgattagtgtgtgtgtgtgattagtgtgtgttgtgtgattagtgtgtgttgtgtgattagtgtgtgttgtgtgattagtgtgtgttgtgtatgatTAGTGTGTATTGACTGtgtgattagtgtgtgttgtgtgattAGTGTGTATTGACTGtgtgattagtgtgtgttgtgtgtgattagtgtgtgttgtgtgtgattaGTGTGTATTGATtgtgattagtgtgtgttgtgtgtgattagtgtgtgttgtgtgtgattaGTGTGTATTGATtgtgattagtgtgtgttgtgtgtgattaGTGTGTATTGACtgtgattagtgtgtgttgtgtgtgattagtgtgtgttgtgtgtgattaGTGTGTATTGACtgtgattagtgtgtgttgtgtgtgattagtgtgtgttgtgtgtgattaGTGTGTATTGATtgtgattagtgtgtgttgtgtgtgattaGTGTGTATTGACtgtgattagtgtgtgttgtgtgtgattaGTGTGTATTGACtgtgattagtgtgtgttgtgtgtgattaGTGTGTATTGATtgtgattagtgtgtgttgtgtgtgattaGTGTGTATTGACtgtgattagtgtgtgttgtgtgtgattagtgtgtgttgtgtgtgattaGTGTGTATTGACtgtgattagtgtgtgttgtgtgtgattagtgtgtgttgactgtgattagtgtgtgttgtgtgtgattagtgtgtgttgtgtgtgattagtgtgtgttgattgtgattagtgtgtgttgtgtgtgattagtgtgtgttgactgtgattagtgtgtgttgtgtgtgattagtgtgtgttgtgtgtgattaGTGTGTATTGATtgtgattagtgtgtgttgtgtgtgattagtgtgtgttgtgtgtgtgtgattagtgtgtgtgtgtgtgtgtgattagtgtGTATTGActgattagtgtgtgttgtgtgtgtgtgagtagtgtgtgtgtgtgtgtgtgtgtgtgttgactgtgattagtgtgtgttgtgtgtgattagtgtgtgttgtgtgtgattagtgtgtgttgattgtgattagtgtgtgttgtgtgtgattagtgtgtgttgactgtgattagtgtgtgttgtgtgtgattagtgtgtgttgtgtgtgattaGTGTGTATTGATtgtgattagtgtgtgttgtgtgtgattagtgtgtgttgtgtgtgtgtgattagtgtgtgtgtgtgtgtgtgattagtgtGTATTGActgattagtgtgtgttgtgtgtgtgtgagtagtgtgtgtgtgtgtgtgtgtgtgtgtgtgtgtgtgtgattagtgtgtgttgactgtgtttgatgtttcagagaacagagaagctgctggagACGATTGATCAGCTGTACCTGGAATTTGCCAAAAGGGCGGCGCCCTTCAACAACTGGATGGAGGGAGCAATGGAGGACCTGCAGGACACCTTCATCGTCCACACAATCGAGGAGATACAGGTACAGTCCATgctttcatccattcattcattcattcattcatctatccatccatcagtttcctgtccatccttctattCATCCAGCTGGGcctgcatccatccatccttcttaactatccatccatccattcattcgtAAACCATCCATCTAGAGACTCAactgtccatccatctgttcATAAATCTGTTTGTTCTGTCTGTTCATGCAATTCTGTATCGATCCATTCGTCAATCCTTCTCTGTGTCCACactcatccatccgtccatctatCCCTCCAACTGTACATCtgtccagccatccatccatcatctgtCCTTCTATTCAACTGTCACATCTATCCATCAGTTCAAAGGTGAAGCCATGTCTCCATCCAGGCAACTACCTCTACATTCATCCATCTATCAATCTATCCATTCATCCAACCATTCATCCAACCATTCATCCAACCATTCATCTGTccataaatccatccatccacacatCGAACCATTCATCCAATTCATCCACTCATTTACCTGTCCAGaaatccattcatccatctgtccatccaacCCTCCaacatttcatcatttcatcCATTCTTTTGTCCATCCAAATGTGCGTCCATACAGTCATCGACTCCTAAACCCATCCATCCAGCTGTGTAAAGACGGGGAGATTTGAGTTAATAAGCTAGTTATTAGAGTCTGATGTTTATTATGGTGTAAATACAGATGTTATTAATATTTGCGTGTCAGGGTTTGAGTACGGCTCACGAGCAGTTCAAAGCGACTCTCCCTGAAGCCGATAAGGAGCGGCAGGCCATTCTGGGGATCCACAACGAGATCGCCAAAATCGTTCAGACGTACCACGTTAACATGGCCGGGACCAACCCATACACCACCATCAACCCAACGGAGATCAACGCCAAGTGGGACAAGGTCAGTGCTGCCCCCTACTGGAGACACACCACCATTCAGTTGTACATAAATCACAGCCAGAATCATTATTTGAAAagtacagtacacagtattactctaaaaattaaaaattaatgacaAAAATTACAGTTATATAAAAATCTTATTTAAAAGGACaggatgtgtgtctgtgttgaaTGTAGAGAGTGTGGCGAGAGCTTTATTATTAGATATTAAACACAAAGACTTTTCAGAGTGAACAGGATCTGCTTAGACACCCGTAGAACCTTTGACCTTCAACTTGAGTTTATACTTAGAttttttcatataaataaaattattataataattccGCGTTCATGGTTCTCCTGAGGTCAGAACACCTGCCGTGGTAAACGGAACCGTTCTAACCACGACTCAAACATCACACCGTTACTGAGTCTGTGGCCTTGGCATTGAACCATGAAGGGCGTTTGGGGTCTTCATCATGTAGCAGAACCCCGGCCCCTCTTTTGTAGAGcatgtcagaataaaagtcccGTGTTTGTGGTTGGGTCACCGGACATTTGACCCGCAGACAGACGTTTTTCAGTGAGTTGAGctcttttaaagttttattattcagttttacTCCAAAGTTTTCAGACATAAAATTATGCCAAAATATTTTATCTAGAATTTTCTGTAACTTAATTGcctttttttattagtttactTAATGAACATATACGGTTTGGCCTGTTTTTAGACTATTGGAggcaaaaagaaactaaaatgaGTTTTATGTGGATGCAACCAAAAATTGTTTGACATAAAAGAGGCATAGGATAATTTGATAAGTCgtgtatttattaaataatttttttgagGAATTAATAGACATAAAAAGCGCACGTCATGTCAGCGAAACATATACAGCGGAATTATAAAGAGGATATGCAGTGAATGGTACGAACAGGGATATAAACATCAGTGATATGCGCATATTTAAATGCAAAGTTGCGGGTGTGATATACATTATAGGAGGTAtttctgtgactgtgtgtaaTTGTGGCTCTCgctgtgtgtgcaggtgagGCAGTTGGTGCCTCAGAGGGATCAGGCTCTAATAGAGGAACATGCACGGCAGCAGAATAACGAACGACTGCGCAGACAGTTCGCTAACCAGGCTAACGTCATCGGACCCTGGATCCAGACCAAGATGGAGGTCAGAAACCTGCTGAGAACATAGTTTTATTCAGTGATGCACCGAAATGTCAATTCTGGGCCAGAACAGAAACCAAAGCTCAGGACACGCCGGGCTGAACATTGAAATTAAAGTGGTTATTGATTTCCTCATGTCCTGTGTTTCTTGTAGGAACCGTGAAATAGTTCCACACAGCCGATGTTCTCACTGGTGATCTACTGGTGGATCTGTTTGAACGTGTCTGCTGACCAAAAGAGACCATTTAGATCATTTTCCTcgtttaaaatgatttgtatttgtagtgttttcaccattttcagccttgttttctcttttagaACATTTCAGCtgaaaactgtcaaaaatggCGCTTTGGGTTGGTTTTTAGTTGAGaaatttcagtgcatccctGGTTTTGTTCATGCAGCACTTTTCCAGTAGCTTTACAGTAGATTCAACACATATGAATGTATAGGAGCGTCTCTTTCTGTGTGCAGGAGATCGGTCGCATCTCCATTGAAATGCACGGCACTCTGGAGGACCAGCTGACCCACCTGCGGCAGTACGAGAAGAGCATCGTTAACTACAAACCAAAAATAGACCAGCTGGAGGGAGACCACCAGCAGATCCAGGAGGCGCTAATATTCgacaacaaacacaccaactaCACCATGGAGGTACCCGATGTCCTCTTCACAGCAGGAAGCTTGAGGACACAATGCTAATGATAGCCTCTCAGTTTCACATCTCTGCTCCTTTATTCTATTCAATTTATTCATCATCTTACTTTAGAGCGTGACCTGCTTTCTATGGCAAACTGCTGCCATCCTAACTGTTCCTTATTCCCAGTAAACTGATTGagggtttcttcttttttggtcCAGTAAACAATAGACgtcatatcgccccctacgcttcctgtagtgtattacagtctgtcagagcgactgtgtggatcatatgaacattatagagctttttaaatgaaacagtagaagccgtatcgccccctacgcttcctgtagtgtattacagtctgtcagagcgactgtgtggatcatatgaacattatagagctttttaaatgaaacagtagaagccgtatcgccccctacgcttcctgtagtgtattacagtctgtcagagcgactgtgtggatcatatgaacattatagagctttttaaatgaaacagtagaagccgtatcgccccctacgcttcctgtagtgtattacagcctgtcagagcgactgtgtggatcatatgaacattatagagctttttaaatgaaacagtagaagccgtatcgccccctacgcttcctgtagtgtattacagtctgtcagagcgactgcgtggatcatatgaacattatagagctttttaaatgaaacagtagaagccgtatcgccccctacgcttcctgtagtgtattacagtctgtcagagcgactgcgtggatcatatgaacattatagagctttttataaattatataGTCCTAAGTTAtatagtcctgtttaattggattacTATAACTGAttgtattcattgtttttgataGTAATTTCAAAATATGGCACTACTTTGTCTGTTCTAGCTTAATAACTGTCAGTAAAAAATCTATATTGTGGCTGATCATGTATTGTAGAAACGTCTTGATATCCACCACATACAGTACGTAACCCGTGTTGTTGTGACGCCGTAACCCTTTAACCGTGTCCTGTTTCAGCATATCCGTGTCGGCTGGGAGCAGCTCCTGACCACCATCGCCCGAACCATCAACGAGATCGAGAATCAGATCCTGACCCGAGACGCCAAGGGCATCAGCCAGGAGCAGCTCAACGAGTTCAGAGCTTCATTCAACCACTTTGACCGGgtcagtaacacacacacacacacacacgcactgaaCACAGCTGCAGCGCCGgtgagagtgagtgtagatGCAGATACGGATCGAGTTAACGTTGTTGTTCTGTGATCTCAGGCCGCGACGCTCAGAGCAGCTCGGTAAGAAACACGGTCtggaaataaaaacactaaCAGAACctcattacactgaattacagctGCGTCTGCATGTGGACAGTCAGATACTCTCAGAGTCGCTGTCGTCATTTTTGTATGCATTCAATACATTTGCTGCTTAATtatcattaaatattaattgCAGATCTTGATATTTCAGATATACAAAAATCTACAGatatttccatgtttttctTATTTGCCGTATTGAAATTATTGGTGGGAAAAAACACATAAGAAGTGTCCTCGGAGAAGTTAGGgcacattttagagtttttttatcgttaaataaatagaaatttatATCTAATCTAATTATTCACTAGAATTAGAGAATATTGAGAACATTTACAACTGCATTTGTATTCAAGGTCAGCACTTCCGACTTTCTGACTGACTGAAATAGTACAGTAATAACTtccagttaaaaataaaatattccgTTTTATCTTCTGGTGGTAAAAATGagaagtttagaatctgcataAAGGGATGTGGGAAGATTTCAGGTTAGATTTACTGCAactactttaaataaaaataaataaaagcctttGTTTTATGGTGGATTTTCTacctttattttatatttaatttgctattatatttttatatgtaatttatattttatattattttatataattatttaattcctataattatatttttatatttatattctattttaatttaattttatattattttatataattatataattcctataattatatttttatatttatattctattttaattaaattttacattatttatatttaattcatatttaaatCTGCTGTATGCTGTTTGGGTTTCTGCTGctttttcattacagtgagctGGTTCTCGTAcctaatgttgtttttttaaacttaaaaattcATCTAGTAGTTCAAGTAATAACGTCCTGCATTTTTGATATATGAGATTACTTTTAAACTGTTTCATCTCCTCCTTGATGTGTGTTCAGTCTCTGTAAATGGGCGTCACAATCCATTACAGTGCCATGTCTGATTGGTTGCTGGTCAGCTCATACAGTTTGACCGGTCAGTTATATGCCTATAGGCTACACTGTACCACGTTATGATGCATTCTGTCTGATGGGCTTTCTGacgtttttattatttatttttaattgccATATAATTTTGCATGGAGcttaaaattcaaatgaaaacacCTTCCCGCATCCCTGATCTGCACTTCCAGTCGAGTTTCCTTGCTTTGGGTTTCGACGAGCCACGAAGAGAAATACCGTAATTCAGATGAAGTTACAGCAGGATGCTGTTAACCGTGATGATAACTGCGACTCTTAAGGGTTAAATAAATACGATTCAGGGTGGAGTGTAAATTCTGTAGGAGTGCAGACGTGCACTTATGCATTTAAttgattaa from Pygocentrus nattereri isolate fPygNat1 chromosome 5, fPygNat1.pri, whole genome shotgun sequence carries:
- the actn1 gene encoding alpha-actinin-1 isoform X7; the protein is MDHHYDGEENDYMQQEDDWDRDLLLDPAWEKQQRKTFTAWCNSHLRKAGTQIENIEEDFRDGLKLMLLLEVISGERLAKPERGKMRVHKISNVNKALNFIASKGVKLVSIGAEEIVDGNAKMTLGMIWTIILRFAIQDISVEETSAKEGLLLWCQRKTAPYKNVNIQNFHISWKDGLGFCALIHRHRPELIDYGKLRKDDPMTNLNTAFDVAEKYLDIPKMLDAEDIVGTARPDEKAIMTYVSSFYHAFSGAQKAETAANRICKVLAVNQENEQLMEDYEKLASDLLEWIRRTIPWLENRVPESTMQAMQQKLEDFRDYRRQHKPPKVQEKCQLEINFNTLQTKLRLSNRPAFMPSEGKMVSDISNAWGALEGAEKGYEEWLLNEIRRLERLDHLAEKFRQKAAIHEAWTEGKEAMLTQKDYETASLSEIKALLKKHEAFESDLAAHQDRVEQIAAIAQELNELEYYDSPSVNARCQKICDQWDALGALTQKRSEALQRTEKLLETIDQLYLEFAKRAAPFNNWMEGAMEDLQDTFIVHTIEEIQGLSTAHEQFKATLPEADKERQAILGIHNEIAKIVQTYHVNMAGTNPYTTINPTEINAKWDKVRQLVPQRDQALIEEHARQQNNERLRRQFANQANVIGPWIQTKMEEIGRISIEMHGTLEDQLTHLRQYEKSIVNYKPKIDQLEGDHQQIQEALIFDNKHTNYTMEHIRVGWEQLLTTIARTINEIENQILTRDAKGISQEQLNEFRASFNHFDRAATLRAAR
- the actn1 gene encoding alpha-actinin-1 isoform X3 is translated as MDHHYDGEENDYMQQEDDWDRDLLLDPAWEKQQRKTFTAWCNSHLRKAGTQIENIEEDFRDGLKLMLLLEVISGERLAKPERGKMRVHKISNVNKALNFIASKGVKLVSIGAEEIVDGNAKMTLGMIWTIILRFAIQDISVEETSAKEGLLLWCQRKTAPYKNVNIQNFHISWKDGLGFCALIHRHRPELIDYGKLRKDDPMTNLNTAFDVAEKYLDIPKMLDAEDIVGTARPDEKAIMTYVSSFYHAFSGAQKAETAANRICKVLAVNQENEQLMEDYEKLASDLLEWIRRTIPWLENRVPESTMQAMQQKLEDFRDYRRQHKPPKVQEKCQLEINFNTLQTKLRLSNRPAFMPSEGKMVSDISNAWGALEGAEKGYEEWLLNEIRRLERLDHLAEKFRQKAAIHEAWTEGKEAMLTQKDYETASLSEIKALLKKHEAFESDLAAHQDRVEQIAAIAQELNELEYYDSPSVNARCQKICDQWDALGALTQKRSEALQRTEKLLETIDQLYLEFAKRAAPFNNWMEGAMEDLQDTFIVHTIEEIQGLSTAHEQFKATLPEADKERQAILGIHNEIAKIVQTYHVNMAGTNPYTTINPTEINAKWDKVRQLVPQRDQALIEEHARQQNNERLRRQFANQANVIGPWIQTKMEEIGRISIEMHGTLEDQLTHLRQYEKSIVNYKPKIDQLEGDHQQIQEALIFDNKHTNYTMEHIRVGWEQLLTTIARTINEIENQILTRDAKGISQEQLNEFRASFNHFDRDHSGTLGAEEFKACLISLGFDIGNDAQGEAEFARIMSIVDPNRLGVVTFQAFIDFMSRETADTDTADQVMASFKVLAGDKNYILAEELRRELPPDQAEYCISRMAPYTGPDAVPGALDYMSFSTALYGESDL
- the actn1 gene encoding alpha-actinin-1 isoform X5 codes for the protein MDHHYDGEENDYMQQEDDWDRDLLLDPAWEKQQRKTFTAWCNSHLRKAGTQIENIEEDFRDGLKLMLLLEVISGERLAKPERGKMRVHKISNVNKALNFIASKGVKLVSIGAEEIVDGNAKMTLGMIWTIILRFAIQDISVEETSAKEGLLLWCQRKTAPYKNVNIQNFHISWKDGLGFCALIHRHRPELIDYGKLRKDDPMTNLNTAFDVAEKYLDIPKMLDAEDIVGTARPDEKAIMTYVSSFYHAFSGAQKAETAANRICKVLAVNQENEQLMEDYEKLASDLLEWIRRTIPWLENRVPESTMQAMQQKLEDFRDYRRQHKPPKVQEKCQLEINFNTLQTKLRLSNRPAFMPSEGKMVSDISNAWGALEGAEKGYEEWLLNEIRRLERLDHLAEKFRQKAAIHEAWTEGKEAMLTQKDYETASLSEIKALLKKHEAFESDLAAHQDRVEQIAAIAQELNELEYYDSPSVNARCQKICDQWDALGALTQKRSEALQRTEKLLETIDQLYLEFAKRAAPFNNWMEGAMEDLQDTFIVHTIEEIQGLSTAHEQFKATLPEADKERQAILGIHNEIAKIVQTYHVNMAGTNPYTTINPTEINAKWDKVRQLVPQRDQALIEEHARQQNNERLRRQFANQANVIGPWIQTKMEEIGRISIEMHGTLEDQLTHLRQYEKSIVNYKPKIDQLEGDHQQIQEALIFDNKHTNYTMEHIRVGWEQLLTTIARTINEIENQILTRDAKGISQEQLNEFRASFNHFDRKRTGLMDGEDFRTCLISMGYNMGEAEFARIMSIVDPNRLGVVTFQAFIDFMSRETADTDTADQVMASFKVLAGDKNYILAEELRRELPPDQAEYCISRMAPYTGPDAVPGALDYMSFSTALYGESDL
- the actn1 gene encoding alpha-actinin-1 isoform X1, which encodes MDHHYDGEENDYMQQEDDWDRDLLLDPAWEKQQRKTFTAWCNSHLRKAGTQIENIEEDFRDGLKLMLLLEVISGERLAKPERGKMRVHKISNVNKALNFIASKGVKLVSIGAEEIVDGNAKMTLGMIWTIILRFAIQDISVEETSAKEGLLLWCQRKTAPYKNVNIQNFHISWKDGLGFCALIHRHRPELIDYGKLRKDDPMTNLNTAFDVAEKYLDIPKMLDAEDIVGTARPDEKAIMTYVSSFYHAFSGAQKAETAANRICKVLAVNQENEQLMEDYEKLASDLLEWIRRTIPWLENRVPESTMQAMQQKLEDFRDYRRQHKPPKVQEKCQLEINFNTLQTKLRLSNRPAFMPSEGKMVSDISNAWGALEGAEKGYEEWLLNEIRRLERLDHLAEKFRQKAAIHEAWTEGKEAMLTQKDYETASLSEIKALLKKHEAFESDLAAHQDRVEQIAAIAQELNELEYYDSPSVNARCQKICDQWDALGALTQKRSEALQRTEKLLETIDQLYLEFAKRAAPFNNWMEGAMEDLQDTFIVHTIEEIQGLSTAHEQFKATLPEADKERQAILGIHNEIAKIVQTYHVNMAGTNPYTTINPTEINAKWDKVRQLVPQRDQALIEEHARQQNNERLRRQFANQANVIGPWIQTKMEEIGRISIEMHGTLEDQLTHLRQYEKSIVNYKPKIDQLEGDHQQIQEALIFDNKHTNYTMEHIRVGWEQLLTTIARTINEIENQILTRDAKGISQEQLNEFRASFNHFDRDHSGTLGAEEFKACLISLGFDIGNDAQKRTGLMDGEDFRTCLISMGYNMGEAEFARIMSIVDPNRLGVVTFQAFIDFMSRETADTDTADQVMASFKVLAGDKNYILAEELRRELPPDQAEYCISRMAPYTGPDAVPGALDYMSFSTALYGESDL
- the actn1 gene encoding alpha-actinin-1 isoform X2; translated protein: MDHHYDGEENDYMQQEDDWDRDLLLDPAWEKQQRKTFTAWCNSHLRKAGTQIENIEEDFRDGLKLMLLLEVISGERLAKPERGKMRVHKISNVNKALNFIASKGVKLVSIGAEEIVDGNAKMTLGMIWTIILRFAIQDISVEETSAKEGLLLWCQRKTAPYKNVNIQNFHISWKDGLGFCALIHRHRPELIDYGKLRKDDPMTNLNTAFDVAEKYLDIPKMLDAEDIVSTLRPDEKAIMTYVSCYYHAFSGKQKAETAANRICKVLAVNQENEQLMEDYEKLASDLLEWIRRTIPWLENRVPESTMQAMQQKLEDFRDYRRQHKPPKVQEKCQLEINFNTLQTKLRLSNRPAFMPSEGKMVSDISNAWGALEGAEKGYEEWLLNEIRRLERLDHLAEKFRQKAAIHEAWTEGKEAMLTQKDYETASLSEIKALLKKHEAFESDLAAHQDRVEQIAAIAQELNELEYYDSPSVNARCQKICDQWDALGALTQKRSEALQRTEKLLETIDQLYLEFAKRAAPFNNWMEGAMEDLQDTFIVHTIEEIQGLSTAHEQFKATLPEADKERQAILGIHNEIAKIVQTYHVNMAGTNPYTTINPTEINAKWDKVRQLVPQRDQALIEEHARQQNNERLRRQFANQANVIGPWIQTKMEEIGRISIEMHGTLEDQLTHLRQYEKSIVNYKPKIDQLEGDHQQIQEALIFDNKHTNYTMEHIRVGWEQLLTTIARTINEIENQILTRDAKGISQEQLNEFRASFNHFDRDHSGTLGAEEFKACLISLGFDIGNDAQKRTGLMDGEDFRTCLISMGYNMGEAEFARIMSIVDPNRLGVVTFQAFIDFMSRETADTDTADQVMASFKVLAGDKNYILAEELRRELPPDQAEYCISRMAPYTGPDAVPGALDYMSFSTALYGESDL